The following proteins are encoded in a genomic region of Alnus glutinosa chromosome 8, dhAlnGlut1.1, whole genome shotgun sequence:
- the LOC133874654 gene encoding calnexin homolog 1-like, producing the protein MGRGKLVPRQLLAVLFLIAFCSLQELSASDDHTIFYESFDEPFEGRWIASDKADYQGVWKHSKSEGHDDYGLLVSEKARKYAIVKELDEPVSLKDGTVVLQFETRLQEGLECGGAYLKYLRPQEAGWKPKEFDNESPYTIMFGPDKCGATNKAHFIFKHKNPKTGEYVEHHLKYPTSVPSDKLSHVYTAILKPDNELRILIDGEEKKAANFLSAEDFEPPLIPAKTIPDPDDKKPEDWDERAKIPDPNAVKPDDWDEDAPMEIEDDEAVKPEGWLDDEPEEIDDPEATKPEDWDDEEDGEWEAPKIDNPKCETAPGCGEWKRPMKRNPAYKGKWHAPLIDNPNYKGIWKPQQIPNPDYFELEKPDFEPVAAIGIEIWTMQDGILFDNILIAKDEKTAESYRETTWKPKFEVEKEKQKAEDLAAGSDGLAGFQKNVFDVLYKIADIPFLSAYKLKIIDLIEKGEKQPNLTIGILVSVVVVIFSILLKVIFGGKKNAIVEKKNTGVAETSNSQGSSGEKEEEKEKEEREKEREDTAAPRRRSARREN; encoded by the exons atgggaagggGGAAACTTGTACCTCGGCAACTTCTTGCGGTGCTGTTTCTGATCGCCTTCTGTTCATTGCAGGAGCTTTCCGCTTCTGACGATCATACG ATCTTTTACGAGTCATTTGACGAGCCGTTCGAAGGCCGTTGGATCGCATCTGACAAAGCAGACTATCAAG GTGTGTGGAAGCATTCAAAGAGTGAGGGACATGATGATTACGGGCTTCTTGTGAGTGAGAAGGCCAGGAAGTATGCAATAGTTAAAGAGCTTGATGAGCCTGTGAGTCTAAAGGATGGAACTGTTGTCCTCCAGTTTGAAACTCGGCTCCAGGAAGGGCTTGAATGTGGTGGTGCATATCTCAAATATCTTCGACCACAGGAGGCTGGATGGAAACCAAAGGAATTTGACAATGAGTCACCTTATACCATAATGTTTGGACCTGACAAATGTGGGGCCACAAACAAGGCTCACTTCATTTTTAAGCACAAGAATCCCAAGACTGGCGAATACGTTGAACACCACCTCAAGTACCCAACGTCTGTACCCTCAGACAAGCTGTCTCACGTGTATACTGCAATTTTGAAACCTGACAATGAGTTGCGAATTTTGATTGATGGGGAGGAGAAGAAGGCAGCAAATTTCCTTTCAGCTGAAGATTTCGAGCCTCCGCTAATTCCTGCCAAGACAATTCCTGATCCGGATGATAAGAAGCCCGAGGACTGGGATGAGAGAGCGAAAATTCCAGACCCCAATGCAGTAAAACCAGATGATTGGGATGAGGATGCACCCATGGAAATTGAAGATGACGAAGCTGTGAAACCCGAGGGATGGCTGGATGATGAGCCCGAGGAGATAGATGATCCTGAGGCAACAAAACCAGAAGACTGGGATGATGAGGAGGATGGTGAATGGGAGGCCCCAAAGATTGATAACCCAAAGTGTGAGACAGCTCCTGGTTGTGGTGAATGGAAGAGGCCCATGAAGAGGAACCCAGCTTACAAGGGAAAATGGCATGCTCCACTTATTGATAACCCCAACTACAAGGGTATTTGGAAGCCTCAGCAGATTCCAAACCCTGACTACTTTGAACTTGAAAAACCTGATTTTGAGCCTGTTGCTGCTATCGGAATTGAGATTTGGACAATGCAAGATGGCATATTATTTGACAATATCCTGATTGCAAAAGATGAGAAGACTGCTGAGTCATACCGGGAGACCACTTGGAAGCCAAAATTTGAAGTTGAGAAAGAGAAACAGAAGGCTGAAGATTTAGCTGCTGGTTCAGATGGTCTTGCAGGCTTTCAG AAAAATGTATTTGATGTCCTTTACAAGATTGCGGATATTCCCTTTTTAAGTGCCTACAAGCTTAAGATAATT GATCTCATTGAGAAGGGAGAGAAACAGCCAAACCTCACGATTGGCATTCTTGTTTCTGTTGTGGTTGTCATCTTCTCGATTCTCTTGAAGGTCATTTTTGGTGGGAAGAAGAAT GCAAtagtggaaaagaaaaatacaggTGTTGCCGAGACTTCTAATAGTCAAGGAAGCAGTGGAGaaaaggaggaagagaaagagaaggaagagagagagaaggagagggaAGATACTGCTGCTCCTCGTCGAAGGTCAGCCCGACGTGAAAATTAA
- the LOC133874653 gene encoding pentatricopeptide repeat-containing protein At1g08070, chloroplastic-like, whose translation MNKGNKAILQGKFYCTVRGSTLRTWKRAGANTSKSNQDYSCNRFCLSLSLLENHQHSSDHFNQILSHAIASGLFSDPFISSKLLLASLSLPHHHDLQFPHALFFQIKNPNIFAWNFMFKAYSRSSYPEQSISLYNLMRRRFATLPDNHSFPFLLKACGRLSLSQKGQELHSLTLKLALEPDVFVQNALVSMYSLCGLLQTARRVFDKVPASVRDVVSWNSMISGYLQRDCCWEALKVFVEMLADGSMRPDGVTFVSALTACGRIGFLDLGLKIHGLLARSAFLLDVVLGSSLVDMYAKCGQIENARKVFDRIPDKNVVCWTSLIGGYAHSHLFKEAIELFREMQVHGVKADAATVACVASACGHSGALDQGRWVHTHCERSGIHINLSTKNALIDMYSKCGDIERALQIFHELTERDVFSWTAMITGLAMNGQSDKALKLFSQMDMSGDVRPNEVTFLGVLSACCHGGFVDEGFHYFNDMTQSYKLTPRIEHYGCMVDLLGRANLLAEAGKFIRAMTIEADVVIWRSLLFACTCHGSIELAELSAERIEELEPRRCGGRVLLSNIYASASRWSDVNKMRKGMALQRIQKLPGCSFIEIDGVVHEFFVGDGSHCQIKSIYETIIGINKVIQAEVFDPYI comes from the coding sequence ATGAACAAGGGAAACAAGGCCATTCTCCAAGGTAAGTTTTACTGTACAGTACGAGGAAGCACTCTCCGCACTTGGAAACGTGCCGGTGCCAACACCTCAAAATCAAATCAGGACTACTCCTGCAACAGATTTTGCTTGTCTTTGTCTCTCTTAGAAAATCACCAACACTCCTCCGACCATTTCAATCAAATTCTGTCGCATGCAATTGCTTCGGGCCTCTTCTCAGACCCCTTCATATCCAGTAAGCTCCTCCTTGCCTCTCTCTCACTCCCCCACCATCATGATCTTCAATTCCCTCAtgctcttttctttcaaatcaaGAACCCCAATATCTTTGCCTGGAATTTCATGTTCAAAGCCTACTCTCGGAGCTCTTACCCGGAACAATCCATATCTCTTTACAATCTCATGCGACGACGTTTTGCGACTTTGCCCGACAACCATTCTTTCCCTTTCCTCCTCAAAGCCTGTGGCCGTCTCTCGCTTTCtcagaaaggtcaagaactCCACTCTCTGACCCTCAAACTCGCACTTGAACCAGATGTCTTCGTGCAAAACGCCCTGGTGTCCATGTACTCCCTCTGTGGCTTGCTTCAGACTGCCCGCAGAGTGTTCGATAAGGTTCCAGCTTCGGTTCGCGATGTAGTATCTTGGAATAGTATGATTTCTGGGTACCTACAGCGCGATTGTTGTTGGGAAGCCTTGAAGGTTTTTGTTGAAATGCTGGCTGATGGGTCCATGAGGCCAGATGGGGTAACTTTTGTGAGCGCTCTGACTGCTTGTGGAAGAATCGGATTTCTTGATCTGGGGCTGAAAATCCATGGATTACTTGCACGGAGTGCATTTCTTTTAGATGTCGTTTTGGGTTCCTCTTTAGTAGACATGTACGCCAAATGTGGGCAGATTGAGAACGCTAGAAAGGTTTTCGACAGAATTccagataaaaatgtagtttgtTGGACTTCTTTGATAGGCGGTTATGCCCATTCACATTTATTCAAGGAAGCGATTGAGTTGTTCAGGGAGATGCAGGTTCATGGAGTCAAAGCTGACGCTGCGACTGTGGCTTGTGTAGCTTCTGCATGCGGGCATTCAGGTGCGCTGGATCAAGGAAGGTGGGTGCACACCCACTGTGAAAGGAGTGGCATTCACATAAACCTCTCCACAAAAAATGCTTTGATTGATATGTATTCAAAGTGCGGAGATATCGAAAGGGCTCTCCAAATTTTCCATGAGTTGACTGAGAGAGATGTATTTTCATGGACGGCGATGATTACTGGGCTTGCCATGAATGGGCAGTCTGATAAAGCATTGAAATTGTTTTCACAAATGGACATGTCCGGCGATGTTAGGCCAAATGAGGTCACATTTCTAGGAGTCTTGTCTGCATGTTGTCATGGTGGATTTGTAGATGAAGGGTTCCACTATTTTAATGACATGACTCAAAGTTACAAGCTCACGCCTCGTATTGAACATTATGGGTGTATGGTTGATCTTCTTGGCCGTGCTAACCTCTTGGCTGAAGCAGGAAAGTTTATCAGGGCAATGACCATTGAAGCTGATGTGGTTATATGGCGATCCTTACTTTTTGCATGTACATGTCATGGGAGCATAGAATTGGCAGAGCTGTCAGCCGAAAGAATCGAGGAACTGGAGCCCAGAAGGTGCGGGGGACGTGTTTTATTATCCAACATATACGCTTCAGCCTCGAGGTGGTCTGATGTGAACAAAATGAGGAAAGGTATGGCTCTTCAGAGAATCCAAAAGCTTCCTGGCTGCTCTTTCATTGAAATTGATGGTGTTGTTCATGAATTCTTTGTTGGGGATGGTTCGCATTGTCAGATAAAGTCCATATATGAGACGATTATTGGAATTAATAAGGTTATACAAGCTGAAGTTTTTGACCCATATATCTAG
- the LOC133875830 gene encoding uncharacterized protein LOC133875830, giving the protein MAFRSTSYLKGMVSGLRAGSATYATSSSPKLKTYAPAADYAQLYDHQYQHSTTKPKPVKGDFVPVYVAIGMIALSVGLGLHTATHHLARNPSVFVSKKRRETIPEVVEPEHVAEEAEQFIRKSFFRKVAHVQEFNNPEKQVIPDPIRKDAYAHRPRLETLKSVRVEPN; this is encoded by the exons ATGGCGTTTAGGTCTACG AGTTACTTGAAAGGGATGGTGAGTGGGTTACGAGCAGGAAGCGCAACATACGCGACGTCGAGCTCGCCAAAGCTGAAGACCTATGCCCCAGCTGCAGATTACGCCCAGCTTTATGATCATCAGTACCAACACAGCACTACCAAGCCAAAGCCCGTGAAGGGTGACTTTGTGCCCGTGTACGTGGCCATTGGGATGATAGCGCTGTCCGTGGGGCTGGGGCTCCACACCGCGACGCATCATCTGGCGCGCAATCCGTCGGTGTTCGTCAGTAAGAAGAGGAGGGAGACGATTCCGGAGGTGGTGGAGCCAGAGCATGTAGCGGAGGAGGCCGAGCAATTCATCAGGAAATCTTTCTTTAGGAAGGTGGCCCATGTGCAGGAGTTCAATAATCCTGAGAAGCAGGTCATCCCTGATCCCATCCGTAAAGATGCCTACGCCCACCGCCCTCGACTTGAGACTCTCAAGTCCGTTAGGGTTGAGCCCAATTAA